A segment of the Scomber japonicus isolate fScoJap1 chromosome 5, fScoJap1.pri, whole genome shotgun sequence genome:
ATTCTTTTGATGATAATGAAGTGGACACAATTAGCACCAGGGCTGACAAGAAGCTGTGATGCTTCAGTTTGGTTTCATATTCTGTGTATtagaaaatatgtaaatgtttaactCTGTTCTTCTTTTCCTCAATTGAAAACTCATCAGATAGACAAACAATGCCTTTTCATTAAGTTAAACATTGATATTATCAACCTTCTGTTTTTGggaagttgacattttggagACAATGGGGTTTTCACCTGACAGCAACACAACATGCAAAACATAACACACGCATTGCTAAAAATATGGCTCAACTGATAACTTTcataacaacacacaacaacccaTGTTATCATTAATCAGTTTGTGGAAAGCTGGCTGAGTTCCTGGTGGAGACGAACCAATAATAAGTCACCTACATTCTTTTGAATCATGTTATGACTGTTTCTCATTACTGAACCTGGTGCCTCTACAGTCCACAGAGACCAGcgtacttcctgtctgtgctcTTAGTCATTGCTAATGACTCATGACAATTTCATGATCTTGTGACTGTACTCATCTTTTTATGAAAACAGTGATAAGAAAGGTTTGATGTGGTTATCAGGATATTGTACTTCAGGCCTACCTGTAGTTTTGTTTAGGTGCATGGCCTTGCTCCTTCTGGCAGGGGGACTGCCAATGGAAACTAGCCTTTTGGCTACAATTGGGTGCATTGTTTTTCAtacaaatgtttattaatgtacactgtccctcttgaacaaataaagataaatactaaaaaatactaaatgttgGAGGATATAACAGTTCATCACATAGGAGTTTAAATTTCCAGTGAAATACTTTAATTTTGAGGTAAACAGACAGATTGCATTACAGTATTGTTAGTCTTCCATATGTCTAATCATCCCTGTTGGTTACTTTCAGTCTGTGACCCCTGTAACTCTTTTGTGTTTCCTTATGTGTAATatcattattttagtttagtttagtttgtgttttaattgtcCCACcattgtgactgtgtttgtaaCTGTGATTACATTTTTGTCAGTCTGATAGTGAGTCTGACCACCACTTTAGCAACTATTGGATGAATTTCcatgagattttttttagtGTCATGGCTTTGGTTTATGACAAATGATGTTGTTTCCCAAACACGTTTTGTGTGACGTACAGAGAAACCAGATCATCGTAATCATTTTGGTGACTTTGACCCATTGCAGATTAAATTCTCTGAAACATAACACCATCCATCCACAAACTTCCAGACAAGCATAGTGTTACTGTCAGATCATACTACTATGGAAATTGTGGGGGAAAACCAAGAGGAATGTGAGCCATGTGGGTGAGACGGGTGTACACACAGTCTTATCCTGCATGGGGTGTGCCCCAGTGGCTAGCATAATCAAACACATATGGAGAATGTGGGCTCACACAGTGGACTAGCACTAGATAAAACATACAGAATAACACTTGCCTCTCATAAAGCAAACATGGAACTGGTTTTTGTGTAAACCAAATGTAGCATTAAGCATTATGTGCATTATGTGTGTTAGTACTTACGACGTGAAGCAGTTTCAGGACATCAACAAACctaagtaaacaaaaaaaagttcaataatGGATGAGTAAAGTAACAAATAAAGTAACTTCACCCAATATTTTCTCTCTACTTTAGCCACACTGATCAtctgtgcttttttaaaaacatttcaattttaaaaaattaaaccGCTACATGTGTTTccaaaaacattgtcttttatataaacacacaggaaggcctgtgtgttttcattttgtacCAAAGAAACAGTTCCTATAAAGCTATTATCCAGAGTGATGGGGACACTGACTCTAGACTgaggtgctgctgctgaatttctttttttgtaaattttaAAGGCTCTGAGtgccaacaaaacaaaacaaacaataacaaaactGCATGGCTAGATACCACTAAATTTAAGTGAGATTTTTGTAAATCAATGCTCaatgctggaaaaaaaacaaagactctTACACACTCTCAGAGCTCATGATCTCTGTAGCGATGTGGTGTATCTTGCTCTTCTTCGGTCCACTCGGCGTCTACCACAGGtgcaaaaacacagatttacaATCTACTTAAGCAGACCTCATTATAAATGTGTTCACAGGAGATAGGTGCTATGCATAATACACTCACCAGCCACTTTATTAGGTGTACCTGTACAatataatgcaatccaatacaacagctctgacatataaattgtacttttacaaagcttataCATTCTTATTTTTGGTTTGCCATGTCAGAAACAtcataattctactttatgtttgttACTGAGGTCGTAGTAGGTGGTGATAGTAGAATagattattatatcattatatggAAAAGTGTTActgatattttgtccactccattaaaaTTAACATGAGGAGGGCAAAATACACTTTTCAATGAATAATCATATAGACTTTCATCATGATCAGTGAAAATGAGGGCACACGTGTCAAAAAGAAGAGCGGAAACTGTTCCCCAGTGGACTATAACCAAACCATCAGACCTCACAAAGAACAAACCCTGTGAGATAAATCCAGGAAATGTTTCCAAGCATGTTGTTGGGACTTAAGTCATGAATCTAACAGTGTCTACTCCTCACCGCACTCTCCTCTGGCTGCTCAGGTTCCCCTTTACTTGAGATGGAGCTACTATCGTCCTCATCTGAGGTATGTGCCATAATGTCATCATCTGAGAGCCCATCATCCAGGGGCGTCACCTCCTCATCCACAGAGCTTCTGTTAAAAGGGGAAGGATGTTAGGATCAGAGGAGATAAGAAAAGGATGATAGAGGATGGACAGACCATATTTTGCACACATAGAATCAGCTGATGGTATTTCATAAAAACACTGTTAGTGCAGCACATGATGACACACCTTTAAACATGCACATGGCTTACGATTAGTGTAAAATTTACAAGAAAGTGAGGATGGGGGAAAGAGTTGGGGTTTGGAATAAAAACACTCTATGTCAGCATATAGTGTGAATAAGTCCAGCAGCATTCTAACATTTCCTGATCTGACAAAGTGAGTCATGAACAAGAGCACACAGGAAGGGGGGTGCTGACACAGccggaaaaaaactttaaatgataACCATCAGCACTGTCACATAATACTAGCCTTGGTCCAGCTGCCTGCTTTTGGCCAAATTCACCCATGTCCAACATTAACAAACTCCAAACCACAACACAAACCACTAATTatcacacatttcacatcacacattttACTTTGCAGCTCTAAAATCATTATATATGAAAGGCTAAATTGAAACAGCACCAAAGAGAGACTGCATATCTAAAATGCCACAACTCCCTGTGGGAGTACTAAATGTGAAACAACGGCACCTCCCTGAATAAACTGCAAAACAAGAAATAGGCCAAACAGCCCACCGAATAAGTTAGACTCTATAGGTCTTACACATTGTGGCATGTTTATAGGGGCTGTTGCAGTTAACTGTGACTAGTCTCTGTTTGTGAGCTGCTTAAAGTGTTTTAACATGTGACTGTTGAACAGTGTAAAATGAAGAGGGCTGACACCCTAAGCCATCGAGGCAGAGTGTACAGTTACACAAACTGTAATCCTATTTTTCACCAATGCAAGCTGACTTCTGCTCACTTGGATTGTTTGCTTAAAGGAATATTACTCCCAAgaatacacacaccacacacaactagtttaattacattaattaagcacaaaaataaaaataaaaaaataaaaatcagctaCCTTTAGGGCAATTGTATTTAGCCATACTTTTTTCCTTAGGTTTTTTGTTCCCAGGTTTTGGGCACAGAAAAATTCAACAGCAGTGTATCAATGTAGCAACAATGACCCTGTTTAGGttaaaattattatatttatttttcaaggCCTGTATACAAAACCCATTAAAGAAGAGATGTACTGTGCCAACTAGGCACTAATTTCCATTTGTAGTCCATGGGAAGGTAGACACCAATTTTACACCAGTTAATCAACAGATCTCACTGGCAACAGTTTTCATAAGGACTCATTCTTATGATAAAAagtagttcattttaaaacagctgaCAGTGAGCTGAGTGGGATATCCTGAGTAACCTGCTTCTGGATAGACACATGCTCTCTAAATTCTTTAAACACTGCATTGAGTAAATGAAACAATCTACTTACTGCTAGATACCACTGAAAGTAAATgagaaaacatgtatttttgtgATGTGGGTAAACTGACCCTTTAAGAATTGAAACACTTGCTGTTTCAGTGCCCTCTTAGCCTCAGATAAGATAAACTGCTGAGCTACGATGTCCCAGTGACACACGTCATTACACAAAAACAAGGCTCCAAATTTCTTGACAAAGACATTTTGAACTAATTACCCAAGCACACACTCTCGCCTTGTAGTCCAAAGGTTGTCAAGCAGAGCTGACTCTGTTAATAAGTATAAAGTACTAACTTAAATAATTCATGAGCAATCTAAATTATGAAGTCAATCCACAATCCATCAACACCTGAGAGGCTGTAAAGGCACGCGTGCCAGCATACGAGTCAAACTCCTCTAACAGGAAGCTGCAACAAAAGACACAGTGTTGCATGCTTCACGGCAAATGATCCAGAGTCACTCTCTGTAAATAGATTTTACAgattaatagttttaaaaagatACCAGTGATTTCCTGACCTTCTTTTGAAAACAAGAGCAATCACCAGCAACATATAGATCATGATAGAGACAAGAGAATtagagagatacagagacagTAATGAAACTATCATAATCTACCTGTCATAGTCTCCATGTCCTAGTTGGTGGCCAGAGTCTTTCTGCAGGGACATATATGGCTCCTGCTCCTCATAAATGCCATCATCATTATACATAAAACTCTCCCAGGCTGCAGGCTGTGAGGCCTGAGGCGATGCTGTCCCCACTTGCACATTCACATAGTCTGAGATCTCCTCATAATGAGGGATGTTCTCATAGTCAACAGGTTGTTCGATTCCAGGTGAAAACTCATCTCTATCCACGTTTTGCTCTACTCCAATCAGCGGGCAGGATAATTTTCGTTGAGACCTAACATGCACGTGGACACTCTGGGGTCTATCTTGATCACTGTCCACACACTGCTCTGTTTCATTCACAGTGCACTCTGATGTCTGGCCTCCTTTTACTATCAGCTTGGGCAAAATCTTCACTGAGAGCTTCAAGTCCAGCAGTTTCCGGAAAGAGTTTCTCTTTTGTCCATTAGAGCGAATCAGGTCTGCATCAGAGAATGACTTGGCTCTCACGCTGACACGAGAAGGTTTACTGGTTCCAGCTTTTAAGAGGCATCTTTTTGGTTTTTCATCTGGAGGCGAAGGAAGCTCCCTCTTCACTCTCTCCTCCAAAACACAATCCTGCATAGGAAGATCCTGCCTCTTCTCATTATCTGCTAATCtcccctcttctttctcctcagaTGATTCCTTCTTCTGCAGCCATGCCATTGGGGTGCTATGTCTCTGGGGCTTCTTCGGAGCTACCTTGACCACCCCATCTTCTGCTGCCACAGACGGCAGGCTGATCACTGGCTGACTGAGCAAATAGCTGGAGGGAGGACAGTGTGTTAGATCACTGTAAACTGCCTCCTgatcatcccttccttccctctccacctcttcatcctccttgTCAACCGATATCTCCATCTCATTGATGTTGCTGTCCCAACCCAGGTCTTCTTCCTCCAAATCATTTGGTGGTGTCTGAGGAGCAGAGGTTGGCGACCTCTCAGGTGTAGACAGATACAGCTTTTTCCTGGGCGGAGGGGCTGGTGGGGCGCTGGGTTTCCTTGCAGACATAAAAAACAGTGGCTGCCTGTTTTCACTAACAGGTACGCTGACAGACAAGGATGAGCTGCCCTTCCCCTCTGATGACAACTTCAACTCTTTGACGTTTATTTCCCTCCCCTCCTGGCTTGAAATATcttccctgtcctcctccacctttTCCTGACGGGTCAGCACAACCTTTCTGGGTTTCCGTGGTACAGGGACAGGGATGGGCTTCCTAGAAGCTGCTGGGACTGGTTTGGGTTGGAGCACACAACGCTTCTCCTCTGAGCCAAGAGCATCTTCCTCTGGTCCTCGCCCAGGTGCACTCAGATGTATGACATTACCATTTGCCTCATCACTCCAAGTTCTGCGAGGAAGAGACGGCCTGACTGTCACCTCGGGGCTGGAggtatctgtgtctgtgctggGGCTTTTTTCAAAAGCAAGTGTCTGTTGGAGCGATTTATGGTCTGTGAGGTGGGTATTGGATGAAGTAGTATTCATCACTTGGCAATTAGCATTGTCCATCTTCTCTGTGCTGTTCTCCAAAGTGCCTCGAGATGTAGGCATAGCCTTTCTGTTCTCTGCAGTTTTACCCCTCTGTGAGGTTTTCAAGTCTTTCTCAATTTTGTCTGTGAGTGCTGTGTTCTTGATGCACAGGCAGTTCTCCTGGCTACACAGACAAATAGGAATAATATAATCCCAATCTGGCTTTTTGTTCTCTTGCTGTATTCCATTTTGGGAATTAAGGAGACCAATGGGGACCCGTGGGGTTTCTGTTACAGGTGTTTGGTGCAGGCTCTTTGAAGCGAGGGGTTTGGACTCCACAGCACTGAGTTTGGAGAGGCAGGGTTTGGGGGCCAGTActggtttaaccctcctctgTGTGCCAGGCGATGGGAGCGAGAGGCCATCTCTTCTGGGGGTTGAGGGAGAAAGCCCTGGCCTCTGGGGGTGGACTAACTTTGGTTTAGGGGCCAGGGGTGGTTTGTGCAtgcctgaggagagagagacaaaagatAGACAGTAGAAGTTCAGATCAGATGTAAAAAAGCAAGCTGTAAGACTAATTTCACACCACAGAAAGCATGTTCTGAATTGCAGAATGGCATATTTGATGCATTTGTAGACATATGACAGATGTGGCCTTAATGGGAGTTCGCTCTTTAACTCTTAAAATCTGCTTGGCACCACTGATCCTAGCCTAGTGACAGCTTAGTATAAAACCGCCATAAAGCACTAAACCACCTCTCGGGGGGGTTCAAATATCACATGGCTTTTGTTTTCCACAGCACACAACAGCACAATAATCCGGCTAATGGTCCATGTCaacaggcagaggaggagagatggtaAAATGAAGAGTGGGGGTGCAGGGGCTAGAAAAGATCGTGCAAACTGGTAGATCTGGCTGAACTGGTGTCCTAATTTTTTCTGTGACACACAAATTAGTAGCTTGCTGAGgattgttgttgtatttttcccCTAGTGAATCACACATCCCCCCTATTCAGCAAGTTTGACCACAGTTTGACAGACAACACAtctccaaaacaaaaacaatacttTAATTTGTAGATTCTAGGCACAATAATCCATTAATTGAAGGACTCAAATATGAGCGAGTTATGCTCTAAATCAGTGGTTCTTAAAGTGGGGCTCAGAGACCCCTGAGGGTCCCTAAGCGGGTTTGCTGGGAGTCCCCAGCAAAAAGGGGGAGTGATTGAATTTCACCTTAGTTCtatccataagtaacacaatgacagagtATCTATGGCTATTTTGGTCATaggtttcatacactttctgtaataaaacatataaacatcTTATCAGAGGTGGGTTCATGGGACAACATTTTTACCAAATGGGGATCCGTgatctaatttgtgtcagtccttgacatgaaaaagtttgagaacaaCTACTATAAATGAGTGACACAGGTTAAATGACAGGACCTATTCCCCTGAATTGACATAATACAAACAGCAAGTACTTGTTCAGTAGTGAATACAAAGTCAGTTAAGAAACTTCAACAAGAGAAATCTGCGAGCAACGAGGGTCGCTTACCTGAGTTCATCATTGCTTGACTCTGTTTCGTCCACTCTTCATAAGTCAGTGCAGCGGAATCAAACCATCCTTTATATCCGGATACACAGAAAGCCGTCAACTCAACATAAGTTACCTGtcaaaatcaacattttcttcGCTTCGTTGGAGCAACTCTGCGATCCTGCCGCAAACACTTTACTCTCTCACTAGAGCTGCACTGGCTGCCAGCGATACACCATCGAGCTTCCTCTTTTGTTTCCACAAACAATCCACTAGAGGTCCCCACGAGCCACAAACAAGCAGAATCAATGTAAGAAAAACTAAGTGTAGCTGTATTTTAGTACTACATTATTTAAGTCTGGCTTAGTCTGTAAAATCCTGAATACTTTGGCAAAATGTTAAGTTATCACTACGTAAACTACTACTATCTGCTCCCAATTATCAATATTTCTAACTAAATTGCATTAAGACGTGACTATTCATCATTACACAGGAATTTTCCAGTGATGCATTATCTTTCCacatacatcatcatcattgctaAAATTAACACCTTATTACTAAGAACCAGAAATGTGAGTGGGAGCCAGCTGATGCTTTGCAAGTTATATTTGACGTACCATTGAGGAAGTAAAACTCAAAATACATCATTTATCTGCGGCGCTTTCATCATGCTGTCACTTTGTCACCAGGTCAGCGGTTTTAACCCCATTtgacaggaaggaagacggaTGCATCACAATAGTTGGCGAGGCTGTGGGtgtattatattaaaaagaagACCACATAACtgaaagtgttttgttttttttattaaatccgTTCATGTTTACTTAAAATATCACCACATATTTCCGGGGTATCTCTTATTTATGTAAAAGTATATCattcagaaaacaaataaacatcagCAGTCACTGATTATCTTTGATGATGGATCTTTTGCCCTGATGCCCACAGTGCTTCCTACTGCCAGAAGATAAAAAGCATTTTCCATCTCAGTTATTGGACTAATTACTAGTGCCAACCTGCAGCATAAGCAAAGGTTTCTGCAGTTTTATTGCAAATTAACTTAAGTGTTAACCCACAGTTGATGCGATTTGGAGACTTTGTTTCTGAAATGAACACAAGTGGGCTGATGCAGATAAAATCACCCAATGAGAACATATTCAGTGCATGATAACAGGAACATGAGGAAATGCAGGAGTCTTTCTCGGTTTGATAGAAAGATCTCTCTGTCGTTGGTGTGATGCTTCAGGAACTTGATTGTTTCTTCTGTTcatagaaaaaaatgtttttagttgGATAAAGAAAGTAGAAACACATAAGATAAAACataagataaaaacagaaaggcAA
Coding sequences within it:
- the LOC128359376 gene encoding FYVE, RhoGEF and PH domain-containing protein 6-like; its protein translation is MHKPPLAPKPKLVHPQRPGLSPSTPRRDGLSLPSPGTQRRVKPVLAPKPCLSKLSAVESKPLASKSLHQTPVTETPRVPIGLLNSQNGIQQENKKPDWDYIIPICLCSQENCLCIKNTALTDKIEKDLKTSQRGKTAENRKAMPTSRGTLENSTEKMDNANCQVMNTTSSNTHLTDHKSLQQTLAFEKSPSTDTDTSSPEVTVRPSLPRRTWSDEANGNVIHLSAPGRGPEEDALGSEEKRCVLQPKPVPAASRKPIPVPVPRKPRKVVLTRQEKVEEDREDISSQEGREINVKELKLSSEGKGSSSLSVSVPVSENRQPLFFMSARKPSAPPAPPPRKKLYLSTPERSPTSAPQTPPNDLEEEDLGWDSNINEMEISVDKEDEEVEREGRDDQEAVYSDLTHCPPSSYLLSQPVISLPSVAAEDGVVKVAPKKPQRHSTPMAWLQKKESSEEKEEGRLADNEKRQDLPMQDCVLEERVKRELPSPPDEKPKRCLLKAGTSKPSRVSVRAKSFSDADLIRSNGQKRNSFRKLLDLKLSVKILPKLIVKGGQTSECTVNETEQCVDSDQDRPQSVHVHVRSQRKLSCPLIGVEQNVDRDEFSPGIEQPVDYENIPHYEEISDYVNVQVGTASPQASQPAAWESFMYNDDGIYEEQEPYMSLQKDSGHQLGHGDYDRSSVDEEVTPLDDGLSDDDIMAHTSDEDDSSSISSKGEPEQPEESATPSGPKKSKIHHIATEIMSSESVFVDVLKLLHVDFREAVSKASRQKPVIEERLLNQILYYLPQLYELNQDLLRELQLRVAKWDDNAQLADIFLKKGPYLKMYSTYIREYDKNVALLEEQSKKNPAFSAVVREFEASPRCANLALKHYLLKPVQRIPQYQLLLTDYLKNLSDDSDDYKDTQAALGIVKEVANHANDIMKQGDNFQKLIQVQCSLNGHHEIVQPGRIFLKEGILMKLSRKVMQPRMFFLFNDTLLYTTPVQSGQYKLNNMLSLAGMKVSKPSQEAYQNELNIESVERSFILSASSATERDEWLEAISTAINDYTRKKISFISGKTPEEVELRGSGDGAPLGSKAPIWIPDPRTTMCMICTCEFTLTWRRHHCRACGKVVCQSCSSNKHCLEYLKNQLARVCDQCFPVLQQKSEQAVSTAISPGSRATFAFSRRQKRIPAALKEVTANTDNSSMSGYLQRSKRNKKQGKRLWFVIKDKVLYTYAASEDVAALESQPLLGFMLKVDSSQKLQFKLYHKNTLYYIFKADDVQTAQRWIDSFKEATVL